Genomic DNA from Thiosocius teredinicola:
CCACCGGTGGAATGTGAACAACCGCCGTCGGCAACTTTCTGCAGCCAAATGCACATGTCGCCATACACTGCACGACTCAATCGCAAACCGACCGAATGCAGCTCGGCCGCTCTTTCTGCGGGTGCTAAAACACTTTGCAGCTAACCTGTCACACCCGGTCATCAGTTATCGTCTGTGGTCACCTTGCCGGACAAATCCAACCGACGGAGCCGACGCAAGGAAGCACTCCAGCGAATCGGATACGGGACAATTATCATCTGGTACGCGCATCGTGAACTGCGGGGCGTTTGCTGGTCTACGGTGCGCGAACCTGACCGCTACCGGCACGCCAGACACAAAAAAGCCCACGATCACTCGTGGGCTTCATGCATATGGTGGGTCGTGCAGGATTCGAACCTGCGACCAATTGATTAAAAGTCAACTGCTCTACCGACTGAGCTAACGACCCGCATTCGGTAAGTTTCTGACAGGGCGCCAGAAAGAGGGCGCATTATACAGGACAACGCGCCCTGCTCAACCCTCTTTGTGACCGTTGTCAGACAGCCTCGAGGCGTCGGAATCGCTCCGGCAGCAGCTTGAGGTCGACCAGGCCGGTGAGCAGCGCCTTACCGAAGCTGGCCTCGTCTTCGTAGACCATCTTGTAGTACTGCACCTTCATGGTCAGGGCGCTGCCGATGAAGATCGCGCCGAAGGTCAGGATCGAGCCAAGTGCCAGCGTCGAGACGCCGGTGATCGCCTGCCCTACGGTGCAGCCCATGGCCAGGGTGCCGCCGAAGCCCATCAGCACGGCGCCGATCACGTGGGTAACGGCGTCTTTCAACGAGCTGAACCACTCGATGCGGAAGCTGCGCGAGAGCAGCGCCCACAACAACGAGCCGGCGATCACGCCGAGCACCGCCATCACACCGAAGTTCAGCAGCTTGCGTTCGAAACCGCCGGCCAGGTAGCCCAGCGTCTGCCCCATCGGATTGATGAAGGTGTACGACTGCGACGCCAGCGGACGGCCCTGGGCCGGTTTGCCTTCGTTCGAGTCTGCCAGCATGTCCCACTGCGCGTAGTAGTTGGACAGCGAGACCGGGCCATCGAACGACTCGACCAGGATATTGCTGGTGAGGTACCAGGCGCCGAGCACGGCCAGACCGACGACGAAGCCGCCGAGCATGTTGTCGAAGCTGCCGCGAAAATCGACGGATTTGAATGCGAACGCCATCAGCGCCAGGCCGAGCACCAAACCAATGACAAGGCGCCCCGTCTTCGCCCCGTCCTCACCCGCTACCAAGTAGCCGAGGTCCTGCGACTGGCCGAGATTGGCCGACAGTGGGCGGATCCAGTCGTAGAACAACAGGCTCATCAGGGTTTGGTCCGAGCCCGGGAACGGGCTGATCATGAAGTAGGCAATCACGGCGATGATCGCGAATACGATGATCGACTTGATGTTGCCGCCGCCGATGCGGATCAGCGTTTTGTTGCCGCAACCACTGGCCAGCGTCATGCCGATGCCGAACATCAGCCCGCCCAGGATGTTCTCGGCCCAGATCAGGTTGCCGGCACGGTACGGAGGGAAGGTTCCCGTCACGTCGACCAGGCCCATGTATTCGAGCGCGGCCACGCCGAGCATCGCGACGGCGATGGCGAACAGCCACGACCGCATGCGGCCGGTGTCGCCCATGTTCACGAGGTCGGACACGGCACCCATGGTGCAGAAATTGGTTTTGTTGACCACGGCACCCATGATCAGGGCGATCGCGAAGGCCCCCCACAACATGGCCGACTCGGCCTGGATGAAGCTCTCGAACTGCATTTCGTCCTCTCCAGAATTTCGTTCGCCAGCCTGAGGCCGGTCATTATTGAATTTCGCGCGAGAGATTACCGAATTGCGTCAATAGTGGGTAGCCCACCGTCGTCGAATCAATACCTTATTCAAAGTCGGGCTATTGAATTCAGGCGCGGTAGCGGGTCGGATCCGGCACGCCGGCGGCCTCGAATCCCTCTGCCCGCAGGCGACAGGAATCGCACACGCCGCAGGCCGTACCGTCTTCATCGGCCTGGTAGCACGACACCGTCAGGCTGTAGTCGACCCCGAGGCGAGTGCCGACCTGAATGATGTCGGCCTTGCTCAGCTCGATCAGCGGCGCATGCACCTTGAAGTGCTGACCCTCGACACCGGCCTTGGTCGCCAGGTTGGCGAGCTGTTCAAAGGCGTTGATGAAGGCCGGCCGGCAATCCGGGTAGCCGGAATAGTCGACGGCGTTCACCCCGACGAACAGGTCGGTCGAGCCGAGCACCTCGGCCCAGCCCAGCGCCAGGGCGAGAAACACCGTGTTGCGCGCCGGCACGTAGGTGACGGGGATGCCCTCGCCGCCTGCCTGCGGCACGTCGATCGATTTGTCGGTGAGGGCCGAGCCACCGATCGCATCGAGCGACAGCGGCAGAATCTTGTGCTCGGCCGCACCCAGTGCGGCCGCTACGCGCTTGGCCGCGGCCAACTCGGCATGGTGGCGCTGGCCGTAGTCCAGGCTCAGCGCATGACAGGCGTATCCCTTGTTGCGGGCCATTGCCAGCACCGTCGCGGAGTCCAGCCCGCCCGACAGCAATATCACAGCCTTTTGCGCAGATTCGCTCATCTTCCCGGTTCGTTGCCCCACAGCAGCTTGTGCAGTTGCAGCTGGAATCTTACCGCGAGTCGATCACGCAATATCCAGTCGGCCAGTTGGGTCGGCGGCAGCGTGCCGGCCACCGGCGAGAACAGCACATCGCAGCGCCCGGTCAGCGGCCATTGTTCGACCTGTGCTTTGCTCCATTCGTAGTCGGCCTCGTCGGCGATCACGAACTTCACCTGGTCGTGCACGGTCAGGTGATCGATATTGCTGTACAGGTTACGTTCGAGCTCGCCCGAGCTGGGGGTCTTGAGGTCCATCACGCGGCTGACGCGCGGATCCACGCCCGAGATATCCAAAGCCCCGCTGGTTTCCAGCGACACCTCGTAGCCGGCGTCACACAGCGCGCTGAGCAGCGCCGGACAATCCGCCTGGGCCAGCGGCTCACCGCCGGTCACCGTGACATGGCGCGCACCATAGCTCGCCACCTGATCGAGTATCTCGTCGAACTCGCGCCACTCGCCGCCCTTGAAGGCATACGTGGTATCGCAGTAGCCGCAACGCAGCGGGCAACCGGTGAGGCGCACGAACACGGTCGGCCAGCCGACACTGGCGCTCTCTCCCTGCAGGGAATAGAAGATTTCGGTGATGCGGAGTTTCGGCATGGTTCGAGCTGCCCGGCTGGGCAGCACTCAGCCGCCGAGTTTTTTGAGCTGATCCTGTGCGAGACCGGCCGCTGACGAGTTCGGGTGGTCACGCACTACGCGACGGTAGCTCTCGATGGCATCCGAGCGGCGACCCAGCACCTGCTGCAGGCGCCCCATCTTGAACAAGGCACCCGGCACCTTGTTGCTGGTCGGGTAACGCTGCACCACCTGCTCGAATGCGGCCAACGCCTCTCTGTTGTTCTGCGACACATAGTGCGCCTCGCCCAGCCAATACTGCGCGTTGGGTGCGAGATCATCGTTCGGATAGCGTTGCAGGAAGGTGGTGAACGCCTGTGCCGCCTCGCGATAGCGCTTCTGCTGCGGGCTCAGCAAGGCATAGGCCGCCTGGTATTCCGCCTGGATGGCACTCGGGTCGGCATTGGAAGGAGATGACGGCGTCTGTGGCGCAGCGTAGTTGCCGCCTGTCTGCGGCGGTGGCGCGGTCGGATTTGTTGGCGGTGTGCCGGGCCCCATGGCGCCGCCCTGGTTACCGCCTTGGCCACCACTCAGGCGCTGGTCGATATCGAGATACAGATCGCGCTGCTTGCGCTCAAGCTGTTGCAGCTCGTACTGCAGGTTTTCGATGTCGCCGCGTAATTGACGATTCTCGCGCTCCATCGCATCGAGCTTCAGGGTCAGCTCGGTAATCCGATCGACCCGGCGCTCGAGCAGCTCCAGACGCTGAGAAGTAGAAAGGCTTGCTGCCAGCGTTGCCGCCGGCAGCAAGCCGATCAGTCCGATAAGTAAACCGCTTATGGTACGCATAGGCGGTTATTGTACTTGGTCGGTTCTTAGTAGGCGAGTACAGCGCGGCGGTTTTCAGCCCACGACGTTTCGTCGTTGCCCATCGACACCGGACGCTCTTCGCCGTAGCTGACAGTGTTCAGCTGCGAGCCACTCACGCCTTCCGCCTGCAGGAAGTCTTTCACGGCATTGGCACGACGCTCGCCCAGGGCGATGTTGTACTCACGCGAACCACGCTCGTCGGCATGACCTTCAACGGTAACGCCGACCGAAGGGTTGGCGTTCAGATAGGCAGCATGGGCACGCAGCACGTCGATGAACTCGCTGCGGATCGAGCTTTGGTCGTAGTCGAAGTAAATGGTTTTGGTGTAGAGCAGGCTGTCCGGATTGTCTAACGGATTACCTGACCACGCACCACCCTGGCTGGCGCCTGAAGTTGCGGCACCATGATCTTCTACTGACGCTCCTTCGCCATCTTTTGTACCCGTACTGGAACAGCCTGCGAACAACAGCGCCGATGCGGCGATGGCCAACCAGGCCGAACTCTTGG
This window encodes:
- a CDS encoding YeeE/YedE family protein: MQFESFIQAESAMLWGAFAIALIMGAVVNKTNFCTMGAVSDLVNMGDTGRMRSWLFAIAVAMLGVAALEYMGLVDVTGTFPPYRAGNLIWAENILGGLMFGIGMTLASGCGNKTLIRIGGGNIKSIIVFAIIAVIAYFMISPFPGSDQTLMSLLFYDWIRPLSANLGQSQDLGYLVAGEDGAKTGRLVIGLVLGLALMAFAFKSVDFRGSFDNMLGGFVVGLAVLGAWYLTSNILVESFDGPVSLSNYYAQWDMLADSNEGKPAQGRPLASQSYTFINPMGQTLGYLAGGFERKLLNFGVMAVLGVIAGSLLWALLSRSFRIEWFSSLKDAVTHVIGAVLMGFGGTLAMGCTVGQAITGVSTLALGSILTFGAIFIGSALTMKVQYYKMVYEDEASFGKALLTGLVDLKLLPERFRRLEAV
- the queC gene encoding 7-cyano-7-deazaguanine synthase QueC, giving the protein MSESAQKAVILLSGGLDSATVLAMARNKGYACHALSLDYGQRHHAELAAAKRVAAALGAAEHKILPLSLDAIGGSALTDKSIDVPQAGGEGIPVTYVPARNTVFLALALGWAEVLGSTDLFVGVNAVDYSGYPDCRPAFINAFEQLANLATKAGVEGQHFKVHAPLIELSKADIIQVGTRLGVDYSLTVSCYQADEDGTACGVCDSCRLRAEGFEAAGVPDPTRYRA
- the queE gene encoding 7-carboxy-7-deazaguanine synthase QueE is translated as MPKLRITEIFYSLQGESASVGWPTVFVRLTGCPLRCGYCDTTYAFKGGEWREFDEILDQVASYGARHVTVTGGEPLAQADCPALLSALCDAGYEVSLETSGALDISGVDPRVSRVMDLKTPSSGELERNLYSNIDHLTVHDQVKFVIADEADYEWSKAQVEQWPLTGRCDVLFSPVAGTLPPTQLADWILRDRLAVRFQLQLHKLLWGNEPGR
- the ybgF gene encoding tol-pal system protein YbgF gives rise to the protein MRTISGLLIGLIGLLPAATLAASLSTSQRLELLERRVDRITELTLKLDAMERENRQLRGDIENLQYELQQLERKQRDLYLDIDQRLSGGQGGNQGGAMGPGTPPTNPTAPPPQTGGNYAAPQTPSSPSNADPSAIQAEYQAAYALLSPQQKRYREAAQAFTTFLQRYPNDDLAPNAQYWLGEAHYVSQNNREALAAFEQVVQRYPTSNKVPGALFKMGRLQQVLGRRSDAIESYRRVVRDHPNSSAAGLAQDQLKKLGG
- the pal gene encoding peptidoglycan-associated lipoprotein Pal; the protein is MKSKSSAWLAIAASALLFAGCSSTGTKDGEGASVEDHGAATSGASQGGAWSGNPLDNPDSLLYTKTIYFDYDQSSIRSEFIDVLRAHAAYLNANPSVGVTVEGHADERGSREYNIALGERRANAVKDFLQAEGVSGSQLNTVSYGEERPVSMGNDETSWAENRRAVLAY